From Fusobacterium mortiferum ATCC 9817, a single genomic window includes:
- a CDS encoding dihydrodipicolinate synthase family protein, translating into MRNLEKYHGVIPAFYACYDKEGNISVEGVKALTRYFIEAGVQGVYVGGSSGECIYQGKEERKLVLETIMKEAQGRLTVIAHVACNNTADSMELAAHAESLGVDAIAAIPPIYFRLPEHAIAKYWNDISSAAPNTDFVIYNIPQLAGVALTPSLYKEMLKNPRVIGVKNSSMPIQDIQTFKAIGGKDTIVFNGPDEQFIGGFMIGAEGGIGGTYGAMPKLFLKALECFKKGDYETARAIQYDVNDIITALCSCKGNMYGVIKATLKINHNIEIGGVRSPLANLVEEDMPKVEAVAKLIRDTEAKYL; encoded by the coding sequence ATGAGAAATTTAGAGAAATACCATGGAGTAATACCAGCATTCTATGCTTGTTATGACAAAGAAGGAAATATTAGTGTTGAAGGAGTAAAAGCTTTAACTAGATACTTTATTGAAGCAGGAGTTCAAGGAGTATATGTTGGAGGTTCTTCTGGAGAGTGTATTTATCAAGGTAAAGAAGAGAGAAAATTAGTTCTAGAAACTATAATGAAAGAAGCACAAGGAAGATTAACAGTAATAGCTCACGTAGCTTGTAACAATACAGCAGATAGTATGGAATTAGCTGCTCATGCAGAAAGCTTAGGAGTAGATGCAATTGCTGCTATACCACCTATTTATTTCCGTTTACCAGAGCATGCAATAGCTAAATACTGGAACGATATTTCAAGTGCTGCACCTAACACAGATTTCGTAATTTATAACATTCCACAATTAGCAGGAGTTGCTTTAACACCATCTCTATATAAAGAAATGTTAAAAAATCCAAGAGTAATAGGAGTTAAAAACTCTTCTATGCCTATTCAAGATATCCAAACATTTAAAGCTATTGGAGGAAAAGATACAATAGTATTCAATGGTCCAGATGAGCAATTTATCGGTGGATTTATGATAGGAGCAGAAGGAGGAATTGGAGGAACTTATGGTGCAATGCCTAAATTATTCCTTAAAGCTTTAGAGTGCTTCAAAAAAGGAGACTATGAAACAGCTCGTGCAATTCAATATGATGTAAACGACATCATAACAGCTCTATGCTCTTGCAAAGGAAATATGTATGGAGTAATCAAAGCTACTTTAAAAATCAACCACAACATAGAAATCGGAGGAGTTCGTTCTCCATTAGCTAACCTTGTAGAAGAGGATATGCCAAAAGTAGAAGCTGTAGCTAAATTAATAAGAGATACAGAAGCTAAATACCTATAA
- a CDS encoding LacI family DNA-binding transcriptional regulator, whose translation MKMKDIAKELGLSIATVSRVVNGHTNVNEETKKRVQEFIEKKNYTPNVIAQNLSKMENKTIALLVPNISNPFFATLTNYICKNFNRGGYQIALYNTVESLEQEKEAIKNILGHRIAGVIAILINGDYEENPLTPLLKQKIQVYLVDREFEDSKLPGVFIDNYIGAYKLTKELLERGHRDIALITGNLDFLNARERMRGYIEAHNDMGVEVKEKNIYEGDYLFESGYIAGKKILDSSVTAVFSSNNLMLYGVLKALKEKDKELELACFEKTEFLELLDRNILSCSIPLEIMGEKIYQLFVNKEKRKKIHIEPLLEKRGE comes from the coding sequence ATGAAAATGAAAGATATAGCTAAGGAATTGGGATTATCAATAGCAACAGTTTCTCGTGTAGTAAATGGACATACTAATGTAAATGAAGAAACAAAAAAGAGAGTACAGGAATTTATAGAGAAAAAAAATTATACTCCTAATGTGATAGCACAGAATCTATCTAAAATGGAAAATAAGACAATAGCTCTTTTAGTTCCAAATATCAGCAATCCATTTTTTGCTACCCTTACAAATTATATTTGTAAAAATTTCAATAGAGGTGGGTATCAAATAGCTTTATACAATACAGTGGAGAGTTTGGAGCAGGAAAAAGAAGCTATAAAAAATATTTTAGGTCATAGAATAGCAGGAGTAATAGCCATCCTAATTAATGGAGATTATGAAGAAAATCCCCTAACACCTCTTTTAAAACAGAAAATACAAGTATATTTAGTGGATAGAGAGTTTGAGGATTCTAAGCTTCCTGGGGTATTTATAGATAACTATATTGGAGCTTACAAGCTTACAAAGGAATTATTAGAAAGAGGACATAGAGATATAGCTCTAATAACAGGTAATTTAGATTTTCTAAATGCTAGAGAGAGAATGAGAGGATATATAGAAGCTCATAATGATATGGGAGTAGAGGTAAAAGAGAAAAATATTTATGAGGGAGATTATCTTTTTGAAAGTGGATATATAGCTGGGAAAAAGATTTTAGATAGCTCAGTAACTGCTGTCTTTTCATCTAATAACCTAATGTTATACGGAGTATTGAAAGCATTGAAAGAAAAAGATAAGGAGTTAGAACTAGCTTGCTTTGAAAAAACAGAGTTTTTAGAGCTGTTAGATAGAAATATTCTTTCTTGTTCAATTCCATTGGAGATAATGGGAGAAAAAATTTATCAGTTGTTTGTTAATAAAGAGAAGAGAAAAAAAATACATATAGAACCTTTGTTAGAAAAGAGAGGAGAGTAA
- the rbsA gene encoding ribose ABC transporter ATP-binding protein RbsA: protein MNKEIVLRMSDIVKTFPGVKALDGASLNIYKGRVMALMGENGAGKSTLIKVMTGIYNMDSGSLYVGNSKVDFRNVNDSQEKGIAVIHQELNLIPELSITENIFLGRELVNGFGKIDSSLMKSEARVLLDKLNVKENENTLVKELTIGKMQMVEIAKALSQNAKIIVMDEPTDALTDSETESLFKVIRELTAEGKSIVYISHRLKEIPEICDDITIMRDGKFICEAEVKDIDEEFIIRNMVGRTLDEQFPRVKVERGKEILRVENLKNSYVDGVSFSLHEGEILGISGLMGAGRSELVKTIYGHLKKDSGKVFIDGEEKNIRSAKEGIECGIAYVSEDRKGDGLVLGMSVKENMTLSALNFFSTLFKLEHKKEEASVEEYIGKFRVKTPSMEQKIKNLSGGNQQKVAIAKALLTNPKILILDEPTRGVDVGAKKEIYDFINDLKTKGLSIIMISSEMPEIMGLSDRIMVIHNGKVTGEFLAEEATQEKIMRCAVGGKEC, encoded by the coding sequence ATGAATAAAGAGATTGTTTTAAGAATGAGTGATATAGTTAAAACATTCCCCGGAGTAAAAGCCTTAGATGGTGCAAGTCTTAATATATATAAAGGAAGAGTTATGGCTCTTATGGGGGAAAATGGTGCTGGAAAATCAACACTGATAAAGGTTATGACTGGAATATACAACATGGATAGTGGAAGTTTGTATGTTGGAAATTCTAAAGTAGATTTTAGAAATGTAAATGATTCACAAGAAAAAGGGATAGCTGTAATACACCAAGAGTTAAATCTTATTCCAGAGCTTTCAATTACAGAAAATATATTTTTAGGAAGAGAGTTAGTTAATGGTTTTGGGAAGATAGATAGCTCTTTAATGAAAAGTGAAGCTAGAGTTTTACTAGATAAATTAAATGTAAAAGAGAATGAAAATACACTGGTAAAAGAGCTAACTATTGGGAAAATGCAGATGGTAGAGATAGCTAAAGCTCTTTCACAAAATGCTAAGATAATAGTTATGGACGAGCCAACAGATGCATTGACAGATAGTGAAACAGAGAGCTTATTTAAAGTAATAAGAGAATTGACTGCTGAAGGTAAGAGTATAGTATATATTTCTCATAGATTAAAAGAGATACCAGAGATATGTGATGATATTACAATAATGAGAGATGGTAAATTTATATGTGAAGCAGAAGTGAAAGATATAGATGAAGAATTTATTATAAGAAATATGGTAGGAAGAACCTTAGATGAGCAGTTCCCTAGGGTAAAAGTAGAAAGAGGAAAAGAGATACTAAGAGTAGAAAATCTAAAAAATAGCTATGTAGATGGAGTAAGTTTTTCACTACATGAGGGAGAGATACTTGGTATTTCTGGACTGATGGGAGCTGGAAGAAGTGAGCTTGTAAAAACTATCTATGGTCATCTAAAAAAAGATAGTGGAAAAGTATTTATTGATGGAGAAGAGAAAAATATAAGGTCAGCAAAAGAGGGAATAGAGTGTGGAATAGCTTATGTATCTGAAGATAGAAAAGGTGATGGGCTAGTTCTAGGAATGAGTGTAAAAGAGAATATGACACTTTCAGCTCTAAATTTCTTCTCAACACTTTTCAAATTAGAGCATAAAAAAGAAGAAGCAAGTGTAGAAGAGTATATTGGAAAATTTAGAGTAAAGACACCAAGTATGGAGCAAAAAATAAAAAATCTAAGTGGTGGAAATCAACAAAAAGTTGCAATAGCTAAAGCCTTACTAACCAACCCTAAAATCTTAATATTAGATGAACCAACAAGAGGGGTAGACGTAGGAGCTAAAAAAGAGATATATGACTTTATAAATGACCTTAAAACAAAGGGACTAAGTATAATTATGATATCTTCTGAGATGCCAGAGATAATGGGACTTAGTGATAGAATAATGGTAATTCATAATGGAAAAGTAACTGGAGAGTTTTTAGCAGAAGAAGCTACACAAGAAAAAATAATGAGATGTGCAGTAGGAGGGAAAGAATGTTAA
- a CDS encoding autotransporter family protein: protein MKRELEKSLKRYLKRKVRITLGFVTAFAIMGNVGLASEAIEGSLDWSMEKAKEWTEGYDGSNKIKEITGDRVSISEAGEIKLDGIVLVTVPQTNISNKVLTNINNTADLLDKHINGNTELVIGKDADGNEIVGYNEGLALQNNGEVVEQDTGFEISGEGNIFVNDGELNKSQKSLEGATIVNKGEITFTGDGGQSIGSNGVGYNYGIIANDGVSGQYILGTGYNYGIIANSGNTGQNIGSNGIGYNFGLIHNKGNYGQNIGSNGVGYNYGVIINTNNNSAQSIIGTGYNYGILSGLYGQFISKDTTTNTSGIGYNYGIINVNTNASGQYIGKDKGGKVYNYGIINNNGGTAINISSGEASNYGVVKNTTGAVFNGKVDNYGIVIYTTANQGALGTGTNKGVVLDSTYTLVSGKNDGVIELSSTGNISGDNDKTYYTKDNTIDFSQDLTGNVLTAVITGDDVAYNYNGSDELVLNDSVVTGYFTDGGKGTLLNVSNDLVLVNSTINAVTDIENRDDVTAVKLDGGTLTQIGESQIVGKVEGEGGINYLASQSKEQSISINGEVTLRNATADEVINYGITNNKTDISFKILEADKLTLDFTVEDSENVNKIVLGDNVVIGEATTTTPVIDGSSSSEKINLTINDITGIHGDITLGNNDDTLTIAKNYAYDGVIDLGNGTNDILNLSHSDEGTTHVKNEENTFNYKVHNVEEINLTGGHWHIDNTKTEITGDKVNLNISGELHVEVNSLGAGKGVETSMDGVGKDVNDFTVSAGEGIKFVVGDNFNALEPSYSFETEYKLGADTEIKGAVIFDTSASTVTEDSVGHINIRVKEADELGLGDYAAIYDTVIKNLSENDALRNAINYQDGGQFQDMIKNTDFQASAFYTTGYAVTKDVTDMYMDTVESFGRKAGAGEWLAFGKYLSSDTEFDGGSSSRGYDGDITGTVGMVEYGVNDTTSYGVVFGKGDTEIDITGGGKLDGDNTYIGGYVKHTTEGGIELLGNIGFTKSDLDAKFSTHDTVGGVNYNIISDGSSDADAITLSLKAKKPYSISETLRVEPMLGARYTLINQDAVESSDRNFRIDERDVTVLEGMAGADLVKDFSVANGKLSLKTGVEVSLLSVSDSDDARYTLYGNEIALVNEEEIADSKVSAHVGFGYEHENGVGVDARYKFIWTDKGDSNRAEVGLSYRF, encoded by the coding sequence ATGAAAAGGGAATTAGAAAAGAGTTTAAAAAGATATTTAAAAAGAAAAGTTAGAATAACTTTAGGTTTTGTAACAGCTTTTGCTATTATGGGGAATGTGGGGCTTGCTTCTGAAGCTATAGAAGGGAGTCTTGACTGGAGTATGGAGAAAGCAAAAGAGTGGACAGAAGGATATGATGGTAGTAATAAAATAAAAGAAATAACGGGAGATAGAGTTTCAATATCAGAAGCAGGGGAGATAAAGTTAGATGGTATAGTATTAGTAACTGTTCCTCAAACAAATATCTCTAACAAAGTTTTAACTAATATTAATAATACAGCAGATTTATTAGATAAACATATTAATGGAAATACTGAGCTAGTAATAGGAAAAGATGCTGATGGAAATGAAATTGTTGGGTATAATGAAGGACTAGCTTTACAAAATAACGGAGAAGTAGTAGAACAAGATACAGGTTTTGAAATTTCTGGAGAGGGAAATATATTTGTAAATGATGGAGAGTTAAATAAATCTCAAAAATCACTAGAGGGAGCCACTATAGTTAATAAGGGAGAGATTACTTTTACTGGAGATGGCGGACAAAGTATAGGAAGTAATGGAGTAGGTTATAATTATGGAATAATAGCTAATGATGGAGTTAGTGGACAATATATATTAGGAACAGGATATAATTATGGAATAATAGCCAATAGTGGAAATACAGGACAAAACATAGGAAGTAATGGAATAGGTTATAATTTTGGATTAATACATAATAAAGGAAATTATGGGCAAAATATAGGAAGTAATGGAGTAGGTTATAATTATGGAGTAATTATAAATACAAATAACAATAGTGCTCAAAGTATAATAGGAACAGGATATAATTATGGAATATTATCTGGCTTATATGGGCAATTTATATCAAAAGATACAACTACTAATACGTCAGGAATAGGATACAATTATGGAATTATTAATGTTAATACTAATGCTTCTGGTCAGTATATAGGAAAAGACAAAGGAGGAAAAGTTTATAATTATGGAATAATAAATAATAATGGTGGAACAGCTATTAATATATCTTCAGGAGAAGCGAGCAATTATGGAGTAGTAAAAAATACAACAGGAGCAGTATTTAATGGTAAAGTTGATAACTATGGAATAGTTATCTATACTACTGCTAATCAAGGAGCTTTAGGAACTGGTACAAATAAAGGAGTGGTTTTAGATAGTACTTACACTCTTGTTAGTGGAAAAAATGATGGTGTAATAGAATTATCATCAACTGGAAATATAAGTGGAGATAATGATAAAACTTATTATACAAAAGATAATACAATAGATTTTTCTCAAGACTTAACTGGAAATGTTTTAACAGCAGTTATAACTGGAGATGATGTAGCGTATAATTATAACGGTTCAGATGAATTAGTATTAAATGATAGTGTTGTAACAGGATATTTTACTGATGGTGGAAAGGGAACTTTATTAAATGTTTCAAATGATTTAGTATTGGTTAATAGTACAATAAATGCTGTAACAGATATTGAAAATAGAGATGATGTAACAGCAGTTAAACTAGATGGAGGAACTTTAACACAAATAGGAGAGAGCCAAATAGTAGGAAAAGTTGAAGGAGAGGGAGGTATAAATTATCTAGCTTCTCAAAGTAAAGAGCAATCTATAAGTATAAATGGTGAAGTAACTCTTAGAAATGCTACTGCAGATGAAGTTATTAATTATGGAATAACTAATAATAAAACTGATATTAGTTTTAAAATTTTAGAAGCAGATAAACTTACTTTAGATTTTACTGTTGAAGATAGTGAAAATGTAAATAAAATAGTTTTAGGGGATAATGTAGTGATAGGAGAAGCAACAACTACAACTCCTGTAATAGATGGAAGTTCTTCAAGTGAAAAAATAAATTTAACTATCAATGATATTACTGGAATACATGGTGATATAACTCTTGGAAATAATGATGATACTCTAACTATTGCTAAAAACTATGCATATGATGGAGTTATAGATTTAGGTAATGGAACTAATGATATTTTAAATTTAAGCCATTCAGATGAAGGAACTACTCATGTAAAAAATGAAGAAAATACTTTTAACTACAAAGTTCATAATGTAGAGGAAATAAATTTAACTGGTGGACACTGGCATATAGACAATACTAAAACAGAGATTACTGGAGATAAAGTTAATTTAAATATTTCTGGAGAGTTACACGTAGAAGTAAATAGTCTTGGAGCTGGAAAAGGTGTAGAAACTAGTATGGACGGAGTAGGTAAAGATGTAAATGATTTTACTGTATCAGCAGGAGAAGGAATAAAATTTGTAGTAGGAGATAATTTTAATGCTTTAGAGCCAAGCTACTCTTTTGAAACTGAATATAAACTAGGGGCAGATACTGAAATTAAAGGAGCAGTTATCTTTGATACAAGTGCTTCTACAGTAACTGAAGATTCAGTAGGACATATTAATATTAGAGTAAAAGAAGCAGATGAATTAGGACTAGGGGATTATGCAGCTATCTATGATACTGTAATTAAAAATCTAAGTGAAAATGATGCACTAAGAAATGCTATAAACTATCAAGATGGAGGACAGTTCCAAGATATGATTAAAAATACTGACTTCCAAGCTTCTGCTTTCTATACAACAGGATATGCAGTAACTAAAGATGTAACAGATATGTATATGGATACAGTAGAAAGCTTTGGTAGAAAAGCTGGAGCTGGAGAATGGTTAGCATTTGGTAAATATTTAAGCTCTGATACAGAGTTTGATGGTGGTAGTTCATCAAGAGGATATGATGGAGATATTACAGGAACTGTTGGAATGGTAGAGTATGGAGTAAACGATACTACATCTTATGGAGTAGTATTTGGAAAAGGAGATACTGAGATAGATATTACTGGTGGTGGAAAACTAGATGGAGATAACACATATATTGGTGGTTATGTAAAACATACAACAGAGGGTGGAATAGAATTACTAGGAAATATTGGATTTACTAAGAGTGATTTAGATGCTAAGTTCTCTACACATGATACAGTAGGTGGAGTAAATTATAATATTATCTCTGATGGAAGTTCTGATGCTGATGCAATAACTCTATCATTAAAAGCTAAGAAACCATATAGTATAAGTGAAACTTTAAGAGTAGAGCCAATGTTAGGAGCTAGATATACTCTTATCAATCAAGATGCAGTAGAAAGTAGTGATAGAAACTTTAGAATAGATGAGAGAGATGTAACTGTATTAGAAGGAATGGCAGGAGCAGACTTAGTAAAAGATTTCTCTGTGGCTAATGGAAAACTTTCACTTAAGACAGGAGTAGAGGTATCACTTCTAAGTGTAAGTGATTCTGATGATGCTAGATATACATTATATGGAAATGAAATAGCATTAGTAAACGAAGAAGAGATAGCAGATAGTAAAGTTTCAGCTCATGTAGGATTTGGTTATGAGCATGAAAATGGAGTAGGAGTAGATGCTAGATACAAATTTATCTGGACAGATAAAGGAGATAGTAATAGAGCAGAAGTAGGATTATCATATAGATTCTAA
- the rbsC gene encoding ribose ABC transporter permease, whose translation MLKKIWSNKPLIGLIIFAVIVSVLNPRFLTHANILNVLRQTSINSIIAIGMTLVILTGGIDLSVGSILAFCGAVMASLLNAGHNPILAFIVTLALGLVFGFFNGFLVSKMKLQAFIVTLVTMTFLRGATLVFTEGKPITVDDGGLLFENIGGGYLFDIPIPIYIMIALFVAGHYLLMHTKFGRYTYAIGGNEEATKLSGINVDKVKMWVYGLCGMLSALAGVILTSRLYSAQPTAGSGYELDAIAAVVLGGTSLAGGVGRVTGTALGALIIGVLGNALNLLNVSSYYQMMIKAIVILIAVLIDRKSNK comes from the coding sequence ATGTTAAAAAAAATATGGAGTAATAAGCCATTGATAGGACTTATTATATTTGCTGTAATAGTATCTGTACTAAATCCTAGATTTTTAACTCATGCAAATATATTAAATGTATTAAGACAAACTTCAATCAATTCAATAATAGCAATAGGAATGACACTAGTAATACTAACAGGAGGAATAGATCTTTCAGTAGGATCAATACTGGCTTTTTGTGGAGCTGTAATGGCATCACTATTAAATGCTGGACATAATCCTATCTTAGCATTCATAGTAACATTAGCTCTTGGTTTAGTTTTTGGATTTTTTAATGGATTTCTAGTTTCTAAGATGAAGCTTCAAGCATTCATAGTAACATTGGTAACTATGACTTTCTTAAGAGGAGCAACTCTTGTATTTACAGAGGGAAAACCAATAACAGTAGATGATGGTGGACTTCTTTTTGAAAATATAGGTGGAGGATACCTATTTGATATCCCTATTCCAATATATATAATGATAGCTTTATTTGTAGCTGGACATTATTTACTTATGCATACTAAGTTTGGAAGATATACTTACGCAATAGGAGGAAATGAAGAGGCTACAAAATTATCAGGAATAAATGTTGATAAAGTAAAGATGTGGGTATATGGACTATGTGGAATGTTATCAGCTCTAGCAGGGGTAATATTAACTTCTAGACTTTATTCAGCTCAGCCTACTGCAGGTAGTGGATATGAGCTAGATGCGATAGCAGCTGTTGTATTAGGTGGAACTTCTCTTGCTGGAGGAGTAGGAAGAGTTACTGGTACAGCACTAGGAGCTTTAATTATAGGAGTTTTAGGAAACGCCTTAAACCTATTGAATGTATCATCATATTATCAAATGATGATAAAAGCAATAGTAATATTAATAGCAGTATTAATAGACAGAAAGTCTAATAAATAA
- the rbsD gene encoding D-ribose pyranase, with the protein MKRSRLLNSELSYEIAKIGHTAHITLCDAGLPIPNGVKRIDLAVEAGLPSFISVLKPILSEMQVEEIVLAEEIKEKNPVMLEKILKSFEEVGMNPNIIWVKHEEFKKITRESEAIVRTGECSPYANVILKSGVVF; encoded by the coding sequence ATGAAGAGAAGTAGACTACTAAACAGTGAATTATCTTATGAAATAGCAAAAATAGGGCATACAGCTCATATTACACTTTGTGATGCTGGACTTCCAATACCTAATGGAGTAAAGAGAATTGATTTAGCGGTAGAAGCTGGGTTACCATCTTTTATCAGTGTGTTAAAGCCAATACTAAGTGAGATGCAAGTAGAGGAGATAGTTTTAGCAGAAGAGATAAAAGAAAAAAATCCTGTTATGCTAGAAAAAATTTTAAAAAGCTTTGAAGAGGTTGGAATGAATCCTAATATAATTTGGGTAAAACATGAAGAGTTTAAAAAGATTACAAGAGAGAGTGAGGCAATAGTAAGAACTGGAGAGTGTTCTCCATATGCAAATGTTATCTTAAAATCTGGGGTAGTTTTTTAG
- the rbsK gene encoding ribokinase, with translation MKKVVVVGSINMDLVTRCKRAPKGGETLFGEEFFQVPGGKGANQAVAIGKLGTEVTMLGKVGKDSFGKDLINSMKESGVDARYIEEGEKSTGIAKIIVEENGQNRILVVAGANSEVDKAYIDRYLDVIKECDIVVAQLEIPVEIVAYALAKAKEFGKMTILNPAPARELDDEIIKNSDLIIPNESELALITGMPTETEEEIKKAGEKLLDMGVSNLIVTLGSKGSLHLNREVCEFHSAYKVKAIDTTAAGDSFIGGLVRELKDNNVGEAIEFATKVSAIAVTRKGAQTSIPTIEEVENFEGVKNEEK, from the coding sequence ATGAAAAAAGTAGTTGTAGTTGGAAGTATAAATATGGACTTAGTAACTAGATGTAAAAGAGCTCCTAAAGGAGGAGAGACACTTTTTGGAGAGGAGTTTTTCCAAGTGCCTGGTGGAAAAGGAGCTAACCAAGCAGTGGCTATTGGAAAACTAGGTACAGAGGTTACAATGCTTGGGAAAGTGGGAAAGGATTCCTTTGGAAAAGATTTAATCAACTCTATGAAAGAGAGTGGAGTAGATGCTAGATATATTGAAGAGGGAGAAAAATCTACAGGAATAGCTAAGATAATAGTAGAGGAGAACGGACAGAATAGAATCTTAGTTGTAGCAGGTGCTAATAGTGAAGTAGATAAAGCCTATATAGATAGATACCTAGATGTTATAAAAGAGTGTGATATTGTAGTAGCTCAGTTAGAGATACCAGTAGAAATAGTAGCTTATGCTCTAGCAAAGGCAAAGGAATTTGGAAAGATGACTATTTTAAATCCAGCTCCAGCAAGAGAGTTAGATGATGAGATAATAAAAAATAGCGATTTAATCATTCCAAATGAGAGTGAATTGGCTCTAATAACAGGAATGCCAACAGAAACAGAAGAGGAGATAAAAAAAGCTGGAGAAAAACTTTTAGATATGGGAGTTTCTAACCTTATAGTTACTTTAGGAAGTAAAGGTTCTCTTCACTTAAATAGAGAAGTATGTGAGTTTCATTCAGCTTACAAGGTAAAAGCAATAGATACTACAGCTGCTGGAGATAGCTTTATAGGTGGGCTAGTAAGAGAGTTAAAAGACAATAATGTAGGAGAAGCAATAGAGTTTGCTACAAAGGTATCTGCAATAGCAGTAACTAGAAAAGGTGCACAAACATCAATACCAACAATAGAAGAAGTAGAAAATTTTGAGGGGGTAAAAAATGAAGAGAAGTAG
- the rbsB gene encoding ribose ABC transporter substrate-binding protein RbsB codes for MKKTMKLFGMAALIMVASTVANAEKIGLVVSTQNNPFFVTLKEGAEAKAKELGHELIVLDSQNDPSKELGNVEDLLIRGVDVLLINPTDSDAVASSVRAANRSKIPVVTLDRAANKGKVVSHVASDNVLGGEMAGNYIVEKLNGAGKVVELEGIPGTTAARDRGEGFNKAVNGKLTTVAKQAADFDRTRGLTVMENILQAQPEIDAVFAHNDEMALGALKAIEASGRDILVVGFDATDDAVASVKEGKMGATVAQKPAEIGAVGVEVADKIIKKEEVPANVPVALELIVK; via the coding sequence ATGAAAAAAACAATGAAATTATTTGGAATGGCAGCTTTAATTATGGTAGCTTCAACAGTTGCAAATGCAGAGAAAATAGGATTAGTAGTATCAACACAAAACAATCCATTCTTTGTTACATTAAAAGAGGGAGCAGAGGCTAAAGCAAAAGAGTTAGGACATGAACTAATAGTATTAGATTCTCAAAATGACCCATCAAAAGAACTAGGAAATGTAGAGGATCTATTAATAAGAGGGGTAGACGTTTTATTGATAAATCCTACTGATTCAGATGCAGTAGCAAGTTCAGTAAGAGCAGCTAACAGAAGTAAAATTCCAGTAGTAACATTAGATAGAGCAGCAAATAAAGGAAAAGTAGTTTCTCACGTAGCTTCAGACAATGTATTAGGTGGAGAAATGGCTGGAAACTATATAGTTGAAAAATTAAATGGAGCAGGAAAAGTAGTTGAACTTGAAGGAATTCCTGGAACAACTGCAGCAAGAGATAGAGGAGAAGGTTTTAATAAAGCTGTAAATGGAAAATTAACAACAGTAGCAAAACAAGCAGCAGATTTTGATAGAACAAGAGGACTTACTGTAATGGAAAATATACTACAAGCTCAACCAGAAATAGATGCAGTATTTGCTCATAATGATGAAATGGCTCTAGGAGCTTTAAAAGCAATAGAAGCTTCTGGAAGAGATATTCTAGTAGTAGGATTTGACGCTACAGATGATGCAGTAGCATCTGTAAAAGAGGGGAAAATGGGAGCAACTGTAGCACAAAAACCAGCTGAAATAGGAGCAGTAGGAGTAGAAGTAGCAGATAAGATAATTAAGAAAGAGGAAGTTCCTGCTAATGTTCCTGTGGCACTGGAGTTAATAGTTAAATAG